The genomic DNA GTATTTGCAATTAAAACACCGCCAAAAGCAGAAACAGGGTCACCCGCTAATGCATCTAAATATGCTTGTTTTACAGTTTCTCTTTGTGCAAAACCACAAGCATTGTTATGCTTTAAAATTGCAAAAGTTGGTGCTTCTCCTTTAAATTCTTCTATTAAATTTACAGCAGCATCCACATCTAATAAATTGTTATAGCTTAATTCTTTACCATGTAACTTATCGAAAATTGATTCTAAATCTCCAAAGAAATACCCCTTTTGATGTGGGTTTTCTCCATATCTTAAAACTTGTGCATTCGTTTCACTAACTTTTAATGCTGGTTCTTCGTTATTATTAAAGTAATTAAAAATTGCAGTGTCGTAGTGTGAAGAAATATTAAAAGATTTCGCAGCAAATTTCTTTCTTTGTGCAATGGTAGTTTCTCCTTTGTTTTCAGATAATATTGATAAGAAACCGTCATACTGGTCCATTGAAGAAACCGTAAACGTATCTTTAAAGTTTTTTGCTGATGCTCTAATTAAAGAAATACCACCAATATCTATTTTCTCTACGATAGCTTCTTCAGAAGCTCCTGAAGCAACTGTTTTCTCAAACGGATATAAATCTACAATTACTAAATCTATTTGCGGAATATTGTATTCTGCTAATTCAGCAACATCACCTGCATGATCTTGTCTATTTAAAATCCCTCCAAAAACTTTTGGGTGTAATGTTTTTACTCTTCCGCCTAAAATTGAAGGATAAGAAGTAACATCTTCTACAGGAACTACATTTATCCCTAGTTCTTTAATGAATTTTTCTGTTCCTCCTGTAGAGTAAATAGTAACATTTAATTCATCTAATTTTCTTACAATTGGGGCTAGACCATCTTTGTGAAATACCGAAATTAATGCGGATTTAATTATTTTTGAAGTGCTCATTTAGTGTTGTGTTGTTAAGCACGCAAAATTAGTAAAACCAACCTTGAAACCCAATAAAAAATAGTGACAAAAATAAGAAGTAATTAACAAATAGTTTACTTAAACTTTTGTCTTAAAATCCTCTACTAAAGCGTTGTAATTTCTTGGCTCTCTTTTTTCTTCATTTTTTTTTAAAAAAATAAGACTTTTAACAAAAAAATTGAATGTAATTTCTTCATTTTAAGGGAAATTAAAAAAAATGGGCGGGGGTGAAAAATTATTCTGCTGTTTCTAAAAAATTATGAAACCATTGCACAAAATTATTTTTCCAAGATTTTTTTTTATCAACAAAATTTGAGTGATTATTGCTATTAACAGCAACTGCAGTGTATTGTTCTTTTCTCATTACTTAGGGGCTAGAGGTTTAATGATTATAGAATATCCTATAAATTAACATTGTTTTTAACAAATATATAAAAATTTATTAAAAACACCGTTTTTCTAGAAGATAGTTGCTACTTTTCTACAAATATGCTCTAAAAGGTCCTCATCTTGGTCTGTAAAAACATTTGCAGTGTGAGAATCTATGTCTATTTGACCAATGTTTTCTTCTTTTACAAAAATAGGAATTACAATTTCTGATTTTACCTTCCAACCACAAGAAATATAATTATCTTGTTCAGAAACATCCTGTACTACAAAATTTTCATTACTTACAGCAACTTGCCCACAAATACCTTTTCCAAAAGGAATAATTGTATGCTCTGTTTCCTCACCAGTATATTGCGCCAATTTCAACTCATTCTTATCTCCGTTCTTAAAATAAAAACCAACCCAATCGTAATAAGAGATTTCACTTTCTAACAAATTACAAATTTCTTGTAATTTAATTTCTGTAGTACTTCCTATAGAAATGATGCTATCAACTTTCTTTTTTAACTTTTCTATTTCCATTTTTTGTATATTCGTTCTAATATTATGAAGTTGCAAAAATAAATGAATTTACATTGTGAAAAAACATAAAAACGTAGTCATTTTTTTAATTAAGTTTTTTGCAACCTATTTTATATTGTTCGCAATATACTCTACATACTTACAAAGTTCTCAACAAAAAGTGGCTCCATTTAAAACGGCTTCTATAACAACATTGGTTGCAGATCAAACGGTAAATCTATTAGAGTTTTTTAATTATGATGCCGGAGCTTACCAACACAAAGAAGAACTTTCTGTTAAACTTTTAATTGAAGGAAATTATACCGCAAGGGTTATTGAAGGCTGTAACTCTATAAGTATCATTATTTTATTCATCGCTTTTATCATTGCTTTTGCAGGTTCCTTAAAAGCTACAATTATTTATGCCTTTTTAGGTAGTGTATTTATATATGGTATAAATATTGCTAGAATTGCATTTTTGGCTGTAATGATTTATAAGTACCCTAATCAGCAAGAATTTTTACACAACTTAGTATTTCCTGCAATAATTTACGGTGCTGTCTTTTTACTTTGGGTAATTTGGGTTAACAAATTTTCGAGCTATAAAAAATGAATACATACATAAAAATAATATTGCTTTTAATACTAATCTCACTCTTATTTTTAGTGAGAGCATTTTCTGCTGAATTATTTTATGATCCTTTAATTGAATATTTTAAAAACGACTATCTATATGCAAAAATGCCATCAATTGATGTTTGGCTTTTAATAATAGACATGCTTTATAGGTATGTTTTAAATTCGGTAATAACATTGGGGTTCATTTGGGTTCTTTTTGAAAGAAAAGACTACGTAAAATTTACAGGATTCTTCTTAATGACTGCGTTTATAGTTTTAGTTGTACTGTTTGTCTTTTTATTAAGAGATCAGTTTGAAAGCGGTTATTTACTACCTTTTTATATACGTAGATTTATCATTCATCCGTTATTCTTATTAATTCTGATACCAGCTTTTTATTTTCAAAAATTAAGTAACAGGTAATTTTACAAAAAAGTTAGTGTTTCTTATTGTAAATTTGCAGTTGAAATGAAAATAAGTATCACCAAAATAACATCTTTTTTATTAGCATTCTTAGTGCTATTTTCAACCTTTTCTTTTACGGTTGAAAGTCATTATTGTGGTGATTCTCTAATTGCTGTTTCTTTTACTGGAGAAGCAGACGTTTGTAAAAGCGACATAACAAATGATTCTTCTATAAAAACAAAAGATTGTTGTTCAGATGAAGTTCATAAGATTGAAGGTCAGAAAGAATTACAACAATATTCTAAAAATAAAATAAGTTTTCAAAAACAACAATTTTTAGCCACTAACATCATCTCTTATCAAACTTTGTTTGTAGGAAACAAAGCAACTAAAGTAAATTATAACTCCTTATTTCTGCCAGATAAACCTTTAGATTATCAGGTTCTATACCAATCTTTTCTAATTTGATTTTTATTCTAATTCCAACTAAAAAAACTTCTTTTTAAAGAAGCGTCGTTTTAATTATTATAAAATAAATATCAATGAAAAAATACATACTTAGTGGTTTTATACTACTATTTCCAATCTTCCTTTTTGCCCAAACGAATTTAAAGGGAATGCTTATGGACAAACAAAACCCGAAAGATAACTTAGGTGTTTCTGGTGCAACTGTAAATTGGCTAAACACAAATATTGGTGCAATTACCAACGAAAAAGGGTGGTTTACAATTCCATATAAAAAGGAATACAAAAAATTAGTAGTCAGTTACATTGGGTATAAAACCGATACGTTGCTTGTTAATAACCTAGATGTAATTCATCATTTTATAACTTCAGAAAGCGACTTAGAAGAAGTAACAATTCGAGCTAAAAGAGATGCTGTTCAAAAATCTTTATTTGCTACTGCAAATACTTTTACCGTAAATAACGACGAGTTATTAAAAGCTGCATGCTGTAATTTAGCGGAGAGTTTTGAAACCAATCCTTCGATAGATGTTAGTTTTTCTGATGCGCTAACAGGAACACGTCAAATACAAATGTTAGGACTTAAAAGTCCGTATTTGCAAATCATGCAAGAAAACATTCCTTCTATTCGAGGCGCTGCACAAGCATTCGGGCTCACATTTACACCAGGAACTTGGGTAGAAAGCATTCAGATTACAAAAGGAGCAGGTTCTGTTGTAAATGGTTTCGAAAGTATTTCCGGACAAATAAATGCTGAATTGGTAAAACCATTTTCAGACAATAAATTCTTTCTAAACGCATATAGTTCTTTAAATGGTAGGTTAGAATTAAACACGCATTTTAACGAGAGAATTTCCGATAAATGGCAGACAGGTTTATACATTCATGGAAATTATAGAGGAGAAAAATTTGATAAAAACAACGATAATTTTCTAGATGCACCTTTGGCAAATCAAATAAATGTAATGAACCGTTGGCAATATACAGATGCACAAAATGGTTGGGTTAGTTTTATAAACGTTCGGTTTTTAAATGATGAAAAACAAACAGGAGAACTTAATTTTAATCCAGAAACAGACAAAGGAACCACCAATGCTTGGGGAAGTGAAATTGACACCAAACGTTTTGAAACTTCGCTTAAATTAGGCTATGTTTTTCCTGAATTACCTTTTCAAAATTTTGGTTTACAAGTAGCGTACAGCAATCATCAGCAAGATTCTTATTTTGGCTTGAATGTCTACGACATTAAACACGAAAGCTTGTATTCTAACTTACTTTTCAACTCGATTATTGGTGACACTAGAAGCAAGTTTAAAACTGGAATTAATTTGACCTACGACAAATTTGATGAACTTGTAAATAGCACAAATTATAACAGAAAAGAAAATTCTATCGGAGCCTTTTTCGAATATGCTTTTGACAATTTGGATAATTTTAGTTTAACTGCCGGAATTCGTGCAGACACGCATAGTTTATTAGGCACTTTTATTACGCCTAGAGTTCACGTAAGATATGTTCCTTGGGAAAAAGGAGTTTTTAGAGCCTCTGCAGGAAGAGGAAAAAGAAGTGCGAATATTTTTGCCGAAAACCAGCAATTATTCGCAAGTTCTAGACAAATAAATATTGATGATGTAGGTGGAAATATTTACGGTCTAAATGCGGAAGTTGCATGGAATTACGGCATTTCTTATTTACAGAAATTCAATATATTCAATAAAAAAGGAGATATTACGTTTGATTTTTACAGAACCGATTTTAGCAATCAAGTTGTGGTAGATTGGGAGAACCCGCAAGAAATTTCTTTCTATGATTTAGACGGAAAAAGTATTGCAGATAGTTTTCAGGTCGAAGTAAATTATGAACTAGCAAAAAACCTTGATTTAAGAACTGCTTTTAAATATTTTGATATTTCTACAGATTATAAAAACGGAAAATTTCAAAAACCAATTCAGCCAAATAATAGATTCTTTGCAAACCTTTCTTATGAAACAACCGCAAAAGAGAATGGATCTCAATGGAAATTTGATGTAACCTTTAATAATATAGGAAAACAACGTTTGCCAAATACCGCAACAAACCCTACCCAATATCAACTACCAAAGTATACCGAGCGTTATAGTTTACTAAACTCTCAGATTACAAAAGTGTTTTCAAACAAGTTTGAAGTATATTTAGGAAGCGAAAACTTAACCAATGTGCAGCAGAAAAACCCTATTTTAGCTAGCGATAATCCGTTTGGCGCATATTTTGATACCACAATTGTGTATTCGCCAATTTTTGGACGTGCAGTGTATGCAGGTTTACGATTTAAAATTAAATAACCCACACAGTGGAAATACATAAAACAACAAATAATTTAATACAATGAAAAAAATACTATTCATATTCAGTTTATTCTTGATTGGATTTTCCTCTCAAGCACAAGATGTAAAACAAGAGAAAAAGAAAAAAAATGCGAAGGTTGCTTTTGAAGTAAATGGTATTTGTGGTATGTGTAAAAAACGTATTGAAACTGCTGCTTTAAAAACCAAAGGTGTAAAATTTGCTATTTGGGATGTAAAATCGCATCAAATGAACATCATTTTAGATGAACGTAAAACATCTCTAGAAACAGTAAAGCAGAACATTGCCAATGTTGGGCACGATGTTAAAGATTTTATAGCTACAGATGAAGCTTATAATTCTGTGCATCCTTGTTGTAAATATAGAGACAGCAAAATTATTGAAGACCATAAAGGTGAACTCAAAAAAAAGAAAAACTAACAAACGAAAAAGCCTCACATTTTTAAATTGTGAGGCTTTTTTAATTTTAAAAATGAAGATGAAAATTGGTCACAAATAAATTTAGCTTAGATTCGTGAAAAATTATGAAAATTATGAAAACTTACTTAAGCTTATTATTTATTTGTGTATTTACAATTCAAACCTATTCACAAAGAGAATTAGATTCACTTACTTATGAACAAACACAAGATATCAATTTTTTTAAAAATATAAAAAACAGAACTTCAATACAAGTATATACTACGGTTAATCGCAATGTAGTTAAAGTTGGTGATACAGTAATTCTTGGAAAACCAACCTCAATGGAAACATCAACAAGGTCAAACACAATAGCAGCTGGCAGCAACCTTAGAGGAGCAAGAACAAGTTCAAGGAGTGTTTCTAAAAAAACTTATGAATTTATAAAACTAGGAAGACCAGCTGGATTTGGATCAATAATGAATGCTATGAGCGGAGAAGCAGCTAATATGGCCTCAAATAGTTTGTCTAACACAAAAGCGATTGTTAAAGAAATAAAAGCACATCACAGAGGTAGTAAAAAGAAGCCTTTGTATTTAATAATGGTTCTGGGTGAACTCAATGGGAAAGCATTTGGTATTAATAAATACTTAAGTGTAATGAATACTGAACTAGCAATTGAACAAGGTGAAATTTATCTATTAAATAGAAAAATGACTAGAAGTGAAGCAATTGCTAAACTCAAGGAGTCTAAAGAATTATTTGATTTAGAAATTATGACTAAAGTAGAGTATTCTAAAATTAAAAAAGAATTAACCCCTATCATTATGGGTAAGAAGAAATAATTTTATCAAACAAACATCTCGACACAAATTTGATAAAAAATCAAATTCACTTAGTGTACAGTGTTTCAATTAAAACTCTAAAAGCCTCACATTTTTAAATTGTGAGGCTTTTTTATTTGAAGATATTTTTCTTAAAAGGCAAAAATCTGCGTTAAGGATAGAAACGGCATCCTTTTTTATTTTTCATAAAAAAGATATAGTGAATAGCCTGTTAAAACGCCCAAAAGAAAAAACACCTTCTATTAAAAACTCCAATTTTTGTAATTATTAGAGTTTTCTAATTTTTCTTCGATAGTATCGTCTAACTCTTTAAAAAAATCGATACCTGTTAACGCTTCTACTGTATCTACCGAAACCACAAATTTATACAATGGTAAATTAGATTCTTTGTGAGGTATTAAAAAAGCCAACATTTTAATTTTACCATTTGTTTTATCTAAAATAACTTTATAAAACTGATTTGGAACAGAAACAGCTTCACTTCCAATCGTTTTTAAATTGTGCTCTAAAACGCCACCTGTAATTACAAAAACACCATCGTTCTTCTTTGCCCAATAGCGTACTTTTTGTTCTAAACGATTCCAAATACCTGCATTAAATTTGTGTTCTTGC from Polaribacter sp. ALD11 includes the following:
- the purH gene encoding bifunctional phosphoribosylaminoimidazolecarboxamide formyltransferase/IMP cyclohydrolase, coding for MSTSKIIKSALISVFHKDGLAPIVRKLDELNVTIYSTGGTEKFIKELGINVVPVEDVTSYPSILGGRVKTLHPKVFGGILNRQDHAGDVAELAEYNIPQIDLVIVDLYPFEKTVASGASEEAIVEKIDIGGISLIRASAKNFKDTFTVSSMDQYDGFLSILSENKGETTIAQRKKFAAKSFNISSHYDTAIFNYFNNNEEPALKVSETNAQVLRYGENPHQKGYFFGDLESIFDKLHGKELSYNNLLDVDAAVNLIEEFKGEAPTFAILKHNNACGFAQRETVKQAYLDALAGDPVSAFGGVLIANTEIDAATAEEIHKLFCEVVIAPSYSDEALSILKGKKNRIILIKKEVALPTTTIRTCLNGNLVQDKDSITDQLEDLKYVTNNKPTQSELDDLLFASKLCKNTKSNTIILVKNKQLLAGGTGQTSRVDALNQAIEKANSFKFDLNGCVMASDAFFPFPDCVEIADNAGIKSVIQPGGSIKDQLSIDYCNEHNISMVMTGTRHFKH
- the xrtF gene encoding exosortase family protein XrtF, which produces MKKHKNVVIFLIKFFATYFILFAIYSTYLQSSQQKVAPFKTASITTLVADQTVNLLEFFNYDAGAYQHKEELSVKLLIEGNYTARVIEGCNSISIIILFIAFIIAFAGSLKATIIYAFLGSVFIYGINIARIAFLAVMIYKYPNQQEFLHNLVFPAIIYGAVFLLWVIWVNKFSSYKK
- a CDS encoding exosortase F system-associated protein, with product MNTYIKIILLLILISLLFLVRAFSAELFYDPLIEYFKNDYLYAKMPSIDVWLLIIDMLYRYVLNSVITLGFIWVLFERKDYVKFTGFFLMTAFIVLVVLFVFLLRDQFESGYLLPFYIRRFIIHPLFLLILIPAFYFQKLSNR
- a CDS encoding GAF domain-containing protein translates to MEIEKLKKKVDSIISIGSTTEIKLQEICNLLESEISYYDWVGFYFKNGDKNELKLAQYTGEETEHTIIPFGKGICGQVAVSNENFVVQDVSEQDNYISCGWKVKSEIVIPIFVKEENIGQIDIDSHTANVFTDQDEDLLEHICRKVATIF
- a CDS encoding heavy-metal-associated domain-containing protein: MKKILFIFSLFLIGFSSQAQDVKQEKKKKNAKVAFEVNGICGMCKKRIETAALKTKGVKFAIWDVKSHQMNIILDERKTSLETVKQNIANVGHDVKDFIATDEAYNSVHPCCKYRDSKIIEDHKGELKKKKN
- a CDS encoding carboxypeptidase-like regulatory domain-containing protein; translation: MKKYILSGFILLFPIFLFAQTNLKGMLMDKQNPKDNLGVSGATVNWLNTNIGAITNEKGWFTIPYKKEYKKLVVSYIGYKTDTLLVNNLDVIHHFITSESDLEEVTIRAKRDAVQKSLFATANTFTVNNDELLKAACCNLAESFETNPSIDVSFSDALTGTRQIQMLGLKSPYLQIMQENIPSIRGAAQAFGLTFTPGTWVESIQITKGAGSVVNGFESISGQINAELVKPFSDNKFFLNAYSSLNGRLELNTHFNERISDKWQTGLYIHGNYRGEKFDKNNDNFLDAPLANQINVMNRWQYTDAQNGWVSFINVRFLNDEKQTGELNFNPETDKGTTNAWGSEIDTKRFETSLKLGYVFPELPFQNFGLQVAYSNHQQDSYFGLNVYDIKHESLYSNLLFNSIIGDTRSKFKTGINLTYDKFDELVNSTNYNRKENSIGAFFEYAFDNLDNFSLTAGIRADTHSLLGTFITPRVHVRYVPWEKGVFRASAGRGKRSANIFAENQQLFASSRQINIDDVGGNIYGLNAEVAWNYGISYLQKFNIFNKKGDITFDFYRTDFSNQVVVDWENPQEISFYDLDGKSIADSFQVEVNYELAKNLDLRTAFKYFDISTDYKNGKFQKPIQPNNRFFANLSYETTAKENGSQWKFDVTFNNIGKQRLPNTATNPTQYQLPKYTERYSLLNSQITKVFSNKFEVYLGSENLTNVQQKNPILASDNPFGAYFDTTIVYSPIFGRAVYAGLRFKIK